The sequence below is a genomic window from Alphaproteobacteria bacterium.
ACCATCAACCGGGGAATCAAGCCGCATTTACTTCGTTTCCTGTGGGACAGCAGTGGGTCAGAGTCGATTTTCCCACTGGGGACAAGGCTGAAGAACTAGATCTGGGTGGCATTCCCGAAGAGGAGCTGGGGACTCAGGCAGAACGCGCAGCCACTTTGAAGTGACTGCGCTTTCTTGCCGCCAAGATTAGGCCGACTTGCAGGTCTTGATGCCGAAGGGCAGGTAGGCCGGGCACCAGCCGATGGCGCCGGTGGCCAGCGGAACAACGCCGATCCAACCCCAAACCGGCAGCAGACCGGCCAGGGTGGCGCCGATCAGGGCCAGACCAACCACGATGCGCAGGATGCGGTCGATGCCGCCAACATTCTTTGACATGTCTCGTTCTCCAAGAAAAGCGAAAGGCTTGATGGGACAAACCTAGCCCCTGGGCATGGCCTGGGTCTGTAACAAGGTCACAGAGGGGATGATTTACTTTCCCGCCATGCTTTCCAGCGCGCTGGCCTTGATCAGGGAGATCTGCCCGCGGCCCAGCTTGACCCAACCCCGGCGCTCGAATTCCTTCAACTGGCGGCTGATCACTTCGCGCGCCGTGCCCAGTTCGAAGGCCAGGTCTTGATGCGTCGCCTCCAACTCGCCCTTGCCGTGGGCGCGCCCGATCAGGCAGGCGGCCAAACGCTGCTCGATGCGTCCGAAGGCGACTTCCTCGATCAGCATCAGAAGCGTGGAAATGCGCGTGGCGTAGGCTCTGAACACGAAGTCGCGGAAGGCGGCCGATTGGGCCAGCAATTCCTTAAAGCCGCTCATCGGCAGCGCCCTGGCGGTGATGATCGTTTCGGCGATGCCCTCGGCGTCGTAATCGGTCTGGCTCATCAGGCAGGCGGTGGTGACCACGCAAGTCTCCCCGGCCTCGACCCGATACAGCACAATCTCGCGCCCGTTCTCGCCCACCTTTTGCACGCGCACCTGTCCCGACAACACGATCAGATAGGACTGGCAGGGGCTGCCCTCGCCAAACAGCCTTGTCCCGGCGGGGGCGGTGACCGGTTGGGCCAGCGCCACCAGCCGTTTGCGCGTCGTCTCGTCCAGCCCGTTCAGGGCGGGGATGGAGCGGGTCCAGTCGGCGCTTTCATTCATGGCGGCACCGGCGAGCACTGTTTATGGCCCCTGGCCTTCAGCTTGGCGCAAAGCGCCTCGGCCTCGTCGGGCGTCGCCAAAGGTCCCATCAGGGCGGTGAAGCCCGCTTCGCCATAGACGATCGACACTTCAAGATTGGCCAACAGTTCGGCCATGTCGAAACGCAACCGGCTGGCCTCTTTGGAAATCTCGCCCTGATTGGGGCCGCTGGCGACCTGCACCTTATAGCTGGCGCGGTTCATCTTGCGAGTCGGCGGCAAGGGCGAGACCTGCTTGGACGGCGCTTCTGTTTTCTCGGACTTTGTCGAACGGGCTGGCTTGGGCGGTTCAGGCGTCGGTTCGGTTGACTGCGGCGCGGATGTTTGCGGCGGTTCGGATGTTTGTGGCTCGTTGGGCGGGGCAGGCAAATTTCGCCCTCCCGTTTCCGGCTTGGCCACGAAACGCTGGGCGCTGGCCAGGGCCAGTTTCGACTTCTTGCCCAGTTTCTTGGTAAGCGCGTTGCGTTCGTCCTCGGCATCCTTCAAGCCAGATTTGACGGCGATGGCGTACCACATCAACGCGCCCTCGGGATCGGCTTTCAATTGCGGCCCGCCCGCCGACAGAAGATGTCCCAGATTGTACTGCGCC
It includes:
- a CDS encoding DUF2892 domain-containing protein, giving the protein MSKNVGGIDRILRIVVGLALIGATLAGLLPVWGWIGVVPLATGAIGWCPAYLPFGIKTCKSA
- a CDS encoding Crp/Fnr family transcriptional regulator: MNESADWTRSIPALNGLDETTRKRLVALAQPVTAPAGTRLFGEGSPCQSYLIVLSGQVRVQKVGENGREIVLYRVEAGETCVVTTACLMSQTDYDAEGIAETIITARALPMSGFKELLAQSAAFRDFVFRAYATRISTLLMLIEEVAFGRIEQRLAACLIGRAHGKGELEATHQDLAFELGTAREVISRQLKEFERRGWVKLGRGQISLIKASALESMAGK
- a CDS encoding SEL1-like repeat protein, encoding MMKRLCLLVLLLVLPLSARADVGAGRTLIEQGSYEQAFYVLLPLAEDQDPTAQYLVGGLYLIGRGVPQDPGEARKWLTRAAHNGHAEATMALGDMAAKGFAGKPDPAQALVWYRRAAELGVAAAQNNLGIALASGKGTHRDMKSAVMWLERAARQGNAEAQYNLGHLLSAGGPQLKADPEGALMWYAIAVKSGLKDAEDERNALTKKLGKKSKLALASAQRFVAKPETGGRNLPAPPNEPQTSEPPQTSAPQSTEPTPEPPKPARSTKSEKTEAPSKQVSPLPPTRKMNRASYKVQVASGPNQGEISKEASRLRFDMAELLANLEVSIVYGEAGFTALMGPLATPDEAEALCAKLKARGHKQCSPVPP